A stretch of DNA from Clostridium sp. JN-9:
AGCCCATTTTAAGCTTAAAAATGCAGCTAAAGTTGTAGTTAACAGAGTTTTAGATAATAGTGAAGGATTAAGGACATTTGATAAATTTCACAATGCCTGCTGGAACTTTTTAAAGCTTAATTTAGAGTATTTAGGAAGTATTTCCGATGACAGGAAACTTGTTATGGCAGTGAGAGAGCAAAAACCATTTGTAATTTCACATCCTTATAGTGATGCAGCAAAGGATATAAAAATCATTGCAGATAAATTAATTGGAATTGAAAAAAGTGGGAACAGTTTTGGGGTACAAGGTTTATTTAAAAAGCTTTTTAGTATTTTTTCCTAGTAAATGAGGAGTGAGTAATTTGACCAGTAAAGCTGAGCTTAAGTTGAACAGCAAAATAGATGTAATTTATAAAGAGGAAGTTTATGTTAGCAATGTACAGGATATTGATTCTGAGAATATAGCTATAAGCATTCCGGTAAAGGAAGGAATGTATCTGCCACTGAGTTTAGGTGAAAGAGTTTCAGTTATTTTTTATGCAGATGGTGATGCTTATAAATTTAAAACTATAGTCACAGGTAGAAAGAGAGACAATATATATGTGATTTTACTAAAGTATCCATCAAATATTGTCAAAATTCAGAGAAGAAATTATGTAAGAATAGAAACCCTAATTGATGTAAACTGTACTTTAGCTGATGATACTAAAAAAACAGATATTTTTGATGCTGTAGTTACAGATATAAGCGGAGGAGGATTAAAAATTGTTACCAAAAAACATTTAAGAATGGGCAGTAATTTGATAATAAATCTTCCAATTAAAGAAGAAAATTTAGTTTTAAAGGGTAGAGTTGTGAGACATGAATTGAATGTGGACAAGAAACATGTGTGTGGAATTGCATTTAAGGATATGTTAAATGAAAATAGAGAAAAAATAATAAGGTATATTTTTGAACTTATGAGAGAGCAGAGAAAGAAAAACACTGATAAATTAGAATAAATAGATTTCAAAGTAAATCAGCTATGCAGCTTCTCAAAAAACTACAGAAGTTTTAAACTTTCCACTGGAGAAGCTTTTAACTGAAAAAGGAGGGGCAATTATGGTTTTGGCGGGAGATGAAATTAGAAATACAAGTATAAAAAGTGAAATTGTAAAAAAGTACATACCACTTGTTAAATATATAGCTTCAAGGGTTATTATAGGTAAAAATAAATACATTGACTATGAGGATCTGGTTGGATATGGAATGGTTGGTCTCATGGATGCTATAAATAAATTTGATGAAACAAAAGGTATGAAATTCTCCAGCTATGCCTCTATAAGAATAAAGGGAGCTATGATTGATGAAATCAGAAAGAACAGCCCTATATCTAAGGGAGCAATTGATAAGCTTAACAGATATAATGAAGCAATAGAATGTCTTCAAAAGGAACTAAACAGAGAGCCAAGCAATAAGGAAATAAGCCAGAGGCTTGGTATCTCACTTGCAGATATGAGTGAAGTTGAAAATTATATTAATTATATATCTATAGTTTCACTGGAAGATCTTATTTTTTCCGAAGACGATGATATGCCTCTTATGAGTACTGTTGTGGATGAAAAAAGTCCAAGCCCCGAAAAGAATCTGGAAAAGAAGGAACAATTAGAGTATCTTACTAAAGCTATAGAATTATTAAATGAAAAAGACAGAACAGTTTTAAGTTTATATTATTTTGAAGAGCTGACTTTAAAGGAAATAGGAAAAGTGCTTTCTGTATCTGAATCAAGGGTATGTCAGCTTCACAGCAGAGCTTTAGTGCATTTAAGAAAATCAATGCAGAAATTAAAATACATATAATATGGGAGAAAAAAATGTGGATTGCTTTATTGATTATAGGAGTATTGCTTATTGCTTTTAATATTAAAGCCATAAATAAAGAAAAAAGTTCATTTTCCGGCAAACTTAAGCTGAAA
This window harbors:
- a CDS encoding flagellar brake domain-containing protein, whose translation is MTSKAELKLNSKIDVIYKEEVYVSNVQDIDSENIAISIPVKEGMYLPLSLGERVSVIFYADGDAYKFKTIVTGRKRDNIYVILLKYPSNIVKIQRRNYVRIETLIDVNCTLADDTKKTDIFDAVVTDISGGGLKIVTKKHLRMGSNLIINLPIKEENLVLKGRVVRHELNVDKKHVCGIAFKDMLNENREKIIRYIFELMREQRKKNTDKLE
- a CDS encoding FliA/WhiG family RNA polymerase sigma factor, whose amino-acid sequence is MVLAGDEIRNTSIKSEIVKKYIPLVKYIASRVIIGKNKYIDYEDLVGYGMVGLMDAINKFDETKGMKFSSYASIRIKGAMIDEIRKNSPISKGAIDKLNRYNEAIECLQKELNREPSNKEISQRLGISLADMSEVENYINYISIVSLEDLIFSEDDDMPLMSTVVDEKSPSPEKNLEKKEQLEYLTKAIELLNEKDRTVLSLYYFEELTLKEIGKVLSVSESRVCQLHSRALVHLRKSMQKLKYI